The proteins below are encoded in one region of Methanosarcina barkeri 3:
- a CDS encoding zinc ribbon domain-containing protein: protein MSTDIHFICPKCGNTTYETGEIRTTGGFLSKLFDVQNKRFTHVTCKRCKYTEFYQADSSMLGNIFDLFTS, encoded by the coding sequence ATGAGTACAGATATTCATTTCATCTGCCCCAAATGCGGAAACACTACCTACGAAACAGGCGAGATCCGCACCACAGGCGGCTTTCTCAGCAAACTCTTCGATGTCCAGAACAAAAGGTTTACTCATGTCACCTGCAAGCGCTGTAAATACACCGAGTTTTACCAGGCCGACAGCAGCATGCTTGGGAACATTTTCGACCTGTTCACATCGTAA